From the genome of Pseudoliparis swirei isolate HS2019 ecotype Mariana Trench chromosome 10, NWPU_hadal_v1, whole genome shotgun sequence, one region includes:
- the irf5 gene encoding interferon regulatory factor 5 isoform X2: MSFSWFLIKDLEAHRDQDRDQDRDRDQGWAPSAPSMSVQPRRIRLKPWLLAQVNSGRYPGLQWLSSEHRLFQIPWKHATRHTPASEEENTIFKAWALETGKYQEGVDEPEPAKWKANLRCALNKSREFQLKYDGTKETPLQPYKIYEVCEQSRSADGAEDDDDEMPNLMELTIQPRTRDTPSFSSLPVQSETAYDMIPMTSDLRVPGSFVHPAGLRDLTSLPPPAASTPPEPALMEASGMGDVHKHQPCKYDLLSSVPLTDLDLKFQYRGRTTGSLTVSNPQGCRLYYGHLEPTPEQVELFGPVALQQVLFPGTSDVQNQKQRFYTEALLDVMDRGLILEIWEQDIYAVRLCQCKVFWSGPGVPEHGPPNPLEREMKIKVFSLNDFLQGLILFHRGETGRPPPFDIAFCFGEDWPDRRPPEKKLIIVQTNGLTNHGEGFV; the protein is encoded by the exons ATGAGCTTTAGTTGGTTCCTGATTAAAGACCTGGAGGCGCACCGGGACCAGGACCGAGACCAGGACCGGGACCGAGACCAG GGTTGGGCTCCCAGTGCTCCCAGCATGAGCGTGCAGCCCCGGAGGATCCGACTGAAGCCCTGGTTGTTGGCGCAGGTGAACAGCGGCAGGTATCCTGGTCTGCAGTGGCTCAGCTCCGAACACCGACTCTTCCAGATCCCCTGGAAACATGCGACCCGCCACACGCCAGCGTCAGAAGAGGAGAACACCATCTTCAAg GCGTGGGCTCTGGAGACAGGTAAATACCAGGAAGGTGTGGATGAACCTGAACCGGCCAAGTGGAAAGCGAACCTTCGCTGCGCTCTGAACAAAAGCAGAGAGTTTCAGCTGAAATACGACGGCACGAAGGAAACGCCGCTTCAACCGTACAAAATCTACGAAGTCTGTGAGCAGAGCAGGAGCGCAG ATGGtgctgaagatgatgatgacgag ATGCCCAATCTGATGGAGCTCACGATCC AGCCCAGGACCAGGGACACGccctccttcagctccttgcCCGTGCAGTCAGAGACAGCTTATGATATGATtcccatgacctctgacctccgggtCCCGGGGAGCTTCGTCCATCCTGCCGGACTCCGAGACCTGACTTCTCTGCCCCCCCCGGCAGCGTCTACCCCCCCCGAGCCGGCACTAATGGAGGCCAGCGGCATGGGCGATGTCCACAAGCACCAACCTTGTAAATACGACCTCCTGAGCAGCGTCCCAC TAACAGATCTGGACCTGAAGTTCCAGTACCGGGGCCGGACGACGGGCTCTCTGACCGTCAGCAACCCTCAGGGCTGCCGGCTTTACTACGGACACCTGGAGCCGACCccggagcaggtggagctgtTTGGACCGGTCGCCCTGCAACAGGTCCTGTTCCCTGGGACGTCGGATGTTCAGAACCAGAAGCAAAGGTTCTACACCGAGGCCCTGCTGGACGTCATGGACCGCGGGCTGATCCTGGAGATCTGGGAGCAAGACATCTATGCGGTCCGCCTCTGTCAGTGCAAAGTGTTCTGGTCCGGACCCGGCGTGCCCGAGCACGGTCCGCCCAACCCCCTGGAGCGAGAGATGAAGATCAAGGTGTTCAGCCTCAACGACTTCCTGCAAG GGCTGATCCTGTTCCACAGAGGAGAGACCGGCAGACCGCCTCCCTTCGACATCGCCTTCTGCTTCGGAGAGGACTGGCCGGACCGGAGGCCCCCCGAGAAGAAGCTCATCATCGTCCAG